A genomic stretch from Caulobacter sp. FWC2 includes:
- a CDS encoding iron ABC transporter permease has translation MRRLVRRRRFAGPGGGGALSLLRLCLLMLIVLALAAIVAISLGETPLSLAQYVQALSHPASPPGEVLWTIRAPRVAVAALVGAALGLSGATMQGLLRNPLADPGVLGVSAVSGLGAAVAISAGLAVLPGAIELSALVGALVAGAVVVVLAARFREPEALILFGVALSAFGGALTALVFNLSPSPVATAEILAWLMGSVENRDWHDALRALVPMAIGAALCLRAGQGLRMLTLGEEAARMSGLPMARLRVYAVAGSALLTGAGVAAAGVIGFVGLAAPHLVRALVKDDPKRILWPSALAGALLLVLADLAARLIPTEQELKLGVVTALFGAPAFALLAWRASRSWRS, from the coding sequence CTGCGCCGGCTGGTTCGCCGCCGACGGTTCGCTGGCCCTGGCGGAGGCGGCGCGTTGAGCCTCCTGCGCCTCTGCCTCCTGATGCTGATCGTCCTGGCGCTGGCGGCGATCGTGGCCATCTCGTTGGGCGAGACGCCGCTGTCGCTGGCTCAGTACGTCCAAGCGCTGAGCCATCCGGCCTCGCCGCCGGGCGAGGTGCTGTGGACCATCCGCGCGCCGCGCGTCGCGGTCGCCGCCCTGGTCGGCGCGGCCCTGGGTCTGTCGGGCGCGACCATGCAGGGGCTGCTGCGCAATCCTCTGGCCGATCCCGGCGTGCTGGGCGTCTCGGCGGTGTCGGGCCTGGGCGCGGCCGTGGCGATCTCGGCGGGCTTGGCTGTGTTGCCGGGCGCGATCGAGCTCTCGGCCCTGGTCGGGGCGCTGGTGGCCGGGGCCGTGGTCGTGGTTTTGGCCGCGCGATTCCGCGAGCCCGAGGCGCTGATCCTGTTCGGCGTGGCGCTGTCGGCGTTCGGCGGCGCCCTGACGGCCCTGGTGTTCAACCTCTCGCCCTCGCCGGTGGCGACGGCCGAGATCCTCGCCTGGCTGATGGGCTCGGTCGAGAACCGGGACTGGCATGACGCGCTAAGGGCTCTGGTCCCGATGGCGATCGGCGCGGCGCTGTGCCTCCGCGCGGGCCAGGGGTTGCGGATGCTGACCTTGGGCGAGGAGGCCGCGCGGATGTCGGGCCTGCCGATGGCGCGCCTGCGCGTCTATGCCGTGGCCGGCTCGGCCCTGCTGACCGGCGCGGGCGTGGCGGCGGCCGGGGTGATCGGCTTCGTCGGCCTGGCCGCGCCGCATCTGGTGCGGGCCCTGGTCAAGGACGACCCCAAGCGGATCCTGTGGCCCTCGGCCCTGGCCGGAGCGCTGCTGTTGGTGCTGGCCGATCTGGCCGCCCGCCTGATCCCCACCGAGCAGGAGCTGAAGCTGGGCGTCGTCACCGCTCTGTTCGGCGCGCCGGCCTTCGCCCTGCTGGCCTGGCGGGCTTCGCGGAGCTGGCGGTCGTGA
- a CDS encoding ABC transporter ATP-binding protein, with translation MSALWTLTDVTARQGRKTVLEAASLNVAAGEVVGVVGPNGAGKTSLLRAGLGLLPLAAGEARLSGRTLAELKPDDRARLVGYLPQDRRVAWNLPARMVAALGATDLADEAADALALDCLARVGAAELADRGVLDMSGGERARVLLARLLATRAPLLIADEPVAGLDPDAQLLTLDLLRAEAAKGAGVVVTLHDLGLAARSCDRIVVVDHGRIVAEGAPREALSRFILSHVFRLDGELIETKAGPVLAARRA, from the coding sequence GTGAGCGCGCTCTGGACCCTTACCGACGTCACCGCCCGGCAAGGCCGCAAGACCGTGCTGGAGGCCGCGTCCCTGAACGTGGCGGCGGGCGAGGTGGTTGGCGTGGTCGGCCCCAACGGCGCGGGCAAGACCAGCCTGCTGCGCGCGGGCCTGGGGTTGCTGCCGCTGGCGGCCGGCGAGGCGCGGCTTTCGGGCCGGACGCTGGCCGAGCTGAAGCCAGACGACCGCGCCAGGCTGGTCGGCTACTTGCCGCAGGATCGCCGCGTGGCCTGGAACCTGCCGGCCCGCATGGTCGCCGCCTTGGGCGCGACCGACCTCGCCGACGAGGCCGCCGACGCCTTGGCGCTAGACTGCCTGGCGCGGGTCGGCGCCGCCGAGTTGGCCGATCGCGGCGTGCTGGACATGTCCGGCGGCGAACGGGCCAGAGTGCTTCTGGCGAGGCTCCTGGCCACCCGCGCGCCGCTGCTGATCGCCGATGAGCCGGTGGCGGGCCTGGACCCCGACGCCCAGCTGCTCACCCTGGACCTGCTGCGCGCCGAGGCCGCCAAGGGCGCGGGCGTGGTGGTGACCCTGCACGACCTGGGCCTCGCCGCCCGGTCCTGCGATCGCATCGTGGTGGTCGATCACGGCCGGATCGTCGCCGAGGGGGCGCCGCGCGAGGCGCTATCGCGCTTCATCCTCAGCCACGTGTTCCGGCTGGATGGTGAGTTGATCGAGACGAAGGCCGGGCCCGTTCTGGCGGCCCGCCGGGCTTAA
- a CDS encoding lytic transglycosylase domain-containing protein, giving the protein MASVVRRILLGGACIVAVVGAADAQTTSGYATSYSSQPGLITTPPTAVPGALSDTDSANLQTALAAAKRGDVSGARMAMDSLQDPVAKKIAQWQLIDSNAEAMSFFELDAARRDLAGWPRGARRDAAAEKALSTSGLDPARIIAWFGGAQPATAEGAMALASAYQATGKTQDAANLIRRTFRDKVFEADAQRSMIARFGAMLTPDDYNRRADILLYGQQGPAARDLVAMLSDTGQSTARVRMAYRQNASNANTLYNGLTPDLQSSPGVVFERAAYLRRNGMDTLALPMVVNFPAPPTEEASTAIWKERKQLIVAALKAGNSAGAYAAADNTQALAPADIAESEFYAGWIALTRLKNPDAAAAHFAQIAAVGASPITRGRALYWQGRAAEAQGDLIAAQAFYAEGARHITTFYGQLAAEKAGLKELRLDRDPVITQADRARFYGREQIRAARMLADTGNRDLFRSLVLYIDDTLPNAEESALLVDFARGYGDQDLAMRAVRTAAQRGFILPERGYPLLDHHFTPGPGAAETAFVYSISRQESNFDPSARSGVGARGMMQLMPATASIVARKLGEAHSIERLGDAPYNMRLGSVYLGDMVRSFSGSYIMAAAAYNAGPGRPAQWAGLCGDPRGATTDPLDFIECIPFSETRNYVMRTLETTMVYRARLNGGVSPLTLSSDLKRGGYVYSPSVASADTAVTQP; this is encoded by the coding sequence TTGGCTTCAGTGGTGCGTCGGATTCTGCTCGGAGGAGCTTGCATCGTGGCCGTGGTCGGGGCGGCGGACGCCCAGACGACGTCGGGCTATGCGACCTCGTACTCCAGCCAGCCCGGCCTGATCACCACGCCGCCGACCGCGGTTCCTGGCGCGCTGTCCGACACCGACAGCGCCAACCTGCAAACGGCCCTGGCCGCCGCCAAGCGCGGCGACGTCTCGGGCGCGCGCATGGCCATGGACAGCCTGCAGGACCCGGTCGCCAAGAAGATCGCCCAGTGGCAACTGATCGACAGCAACGCCGAAGCGATGAGCTTCTTCGAGCTGGACGCCGCCCGCCGCGACCTCGCCGGCTGGCCGCGCGGCGCGCGTCGCGACGCCGCCGCCGAGAAGGCTCTGTCGACCTCCGGCCTGGATCCGGCCCGCATCATCGCCTGGTTCGGCGGCGCCCAGCCGGCGACGGCCGAGGGCGCCATGGCGCTGGCCTCGGCCTATCAGGCGACCGGCAAGACCCAGGACGCTGCCAACCTGATCCGCCGCACCTTCCGCGACAAGGTGTTCGAGGCCGACGCCCAGCGCAGCATGATCGCCCGCTTCGGCGCCATGCTGACGCCCGACGACTACAACCGCCGCGCCGACATCCTCCTTTACGGCCAGCAGGGTCCGGCCGCCCGCGACCTGGTCGCCATGCTTTCGGACACGGGGCAGTCCACCGCCCGCGTGCGGATGGCCTATCGCCAGAACGCCAGCAACGCCAACACGCTCTACAACGGCCTGACGCCCGATTTGCAAAGCTCGCCCGGCGTGGTGTTCGAGCGCGCGGCCTATCTGCGCCGCAACGGCATGGACACCCTGGCCCTGCCGATGGTGGTCAACTTCCCGGCCCCGCCAACCGAGGAAGCCTCGACGGCGATCTGGAAGGAACGCAAGCAGCTGATCGTCGCGGCCCTGAAGGCCGGCAACAGCGCCGGCGCCTATGCCGCCGCCGACAACACCCAGGCCCTGGCCCCGGCCGACATCGCCGAGAGCGAGTTCTACGCCGGCTGGATCGCCCTGACCCGCCTGAAGAATCCGGACGCCGCCGCCGCCCACTTCGCCCAGATCGCCGCCGTCGGCGCCTCGCCGATCACGCGAGGCCGCGCCCTCTACTGGCAAGGCCGCGCAGCCGAGGCGCAAGGCGACCTGATCGCCGCCCAGGCCTTCTATGCCGAGGGCGCGCGCCACATCACCACCTTCTACGGGCAGCTGGCCGCCGAGAAGGCGGGGCTGAAGGAATTGCGCCTGGACCGCGACCCGGTCATCACCCAGGCCGATCGCGCCCGCTTCTATGGCCGCGAGCAGATCCGCGCCGCGCGGATGCTGGCCGACACCGGTAATCGCGACCTGTTCCGCAGCCTGGTCCTCTACATCGACGACACCCTGCCCAATGCCGAGGAAAGCGCCCTGCTGGTCGACTTCGCCCGCGGCTATGGCGACCAGGACCTGGCCATGCGCGCCGTGCGCACCGCAGCCCAGCGCGGCTTCATCCTGCCCGAGCGCGGCTATCCGCTGCTGGACCACCATTTCACGCCAGGTCCGGGCGCGGCCGAGACGGCGTTCGTCTATTCGATCTCGCGCCAGGAAAGCAATTTCGACCCCTCGGCCCGTTCGGGCGTCGGCGCGCGCGGCATGATGCAGCTGATGCCGGCCACCGCCTCGATCGTCGCCCGCAAGCTGGGCGAGGCCCATTCGATCGAGCGGCTGGGCGATGCGCCCTACAACATGCGCCTGGGCTCGGTCTATCTGGGCGACATGGTCCGCAGCTTCAGCGGTTCGTACATCATGGCCGCCGCCGCCTACAACGCCGGTCCAGGCCGTCCGGCCCAGTGGGCGGGCCTGTGCGGAGACCCGCGCGGCGCGACCACCGATCCGCTCGACTTCATCGAGTGCATCCCGTTCTCCGAGACCCGCAACTACGTGATGCGGACCCTGGAGACGACCATGGTCTACCGCGCCCGCCTGAACGGCGGCGTCAGCCCGCTGACCCTGTCGTCGGACCTGAAGCGCGGCGGGTATGTCTATTCGCCGTCGGTGGCCTCGGCGGATACGGCGGTCACCCAGCCTTAA
- the dapA gene encoding 4-hydroxy-tetrahydrodipicolinate synthase, with translation MVQSHFKGVIPALVTPFRDGEVDEKAFVSLVERQIAGGVHGLVPVGTTGETSTLSHDEHKRVVELCVKTAAGRVPVIAGAGSNSTDEAIELARHAKTVGADAALVVTPYYNRPSQEGMYQHYKAINDAVELPIFVYNVPGRTGVDISNETLARLAKLPNIVGVKDATGDLTRISMQRLLCGPEWVLLTGDDPSALGYMAHGGHGVISVTANVAPDACAAFMNACMQGEWETGLYWQDRLVRLHKALFLDSSPAPTKFALAQLGLCAEDVRLPIVACAEAVRPTILEAMREAGLQE, from the coding sequence ATGGTCCAGTCTCACTTCAAGGGCGTCATTCCGGCCCTCGTCACGCCGTTCCGGGACGGTGAGGTGGATGAAAAAGCGTTCGTGTCGCTGGTCGAGCGCCAGATCGCCGGCGGCGTGCACGGCCTGGTGCCGGTCGGCACGACGGGCGAGACCTCGACCCTGTCGCACGACGAGCACAAGCGCGTCGTCGAGCTGTGCGTGAAGACCGCGGCCGGCCGCGTACCGGTCATCGCCGGCGCGGGCAGCAATTCGACCGACGAGGCCATCGAGCTGGCCCGCCACGCCAAGACCGTCGGCGCCGACGCGGCCCTGGTGGTGACGCCGTACTACAATCGCCCGAGCCAAGAGGGCATGTATCAGCACTACAAGGCGATCAACGACGCCGTGGAGCTGCCGATCTTCGTCTACAACGTGCCGGGCCGCACCGGCGTCGATATCTCCAACGAGACCCTGGCGCGCCTGGCCAAGCTGCCCAACATCGTCGGCGTCAAGGACGCCACCGGCGACCTGACCCGGATCAGCATGCAGCGCCTGCTGTGCGGTCCGGAGTGGGTGCTGCTGACCGGCGACGACCCGTCGGCCCTGGGCTACATGGCCCATGGCGGCCACGGCGTGATCTCGGTCACGGCCAATGTCGCGCCCGATGCCTGCGCCGCCTTCATGAACGCCTGCATGCAAGGCGAATGGGAAACCGGCCTCTATTGGCAGGACCGCCTGGTGCGCCTGCACAAGGCCCTGTTCCTGGATTCCTCGCCGGCCCCGACCAAGTTCGCCCTGGCCCAGCTGGGCCTCTGCGCCGAGGACGTTCGCCTGCCGATCGTCGCCTGCGCCGAAGCCGTGCGTCCGACGATCCTGGAGGCCATGCGCGAGGCCGGTCTGCAGGAATGA
- the smpB gene encoding SsrA-binding protein SmpB — protein sequence MTKPIAENRRARYDYFIEEVFEAGIMLTGTEVKSLRVGRANIAESYASVEGREIKLINADIPPYGHANRFNHEPRRHRKLLLHRKQIDKLIGAVQRDGRTMIPLKLYWNDKGLAKLEIGLAKGKKNHDKRETEAARDWARDKARLMKGNRDD from the coding sequence ATGACCAAGCCGATCGCGGAGAACCGGCGCGCCCGGTACGACTACTTCATAGAAGAGGTCTTCGAGGCCGGCATCATGCTGACCGGCACCGAGGTCAAGAGCTTGCGCGTCGGCCGGGCCAATATCGCCGAGTCCTACGCCTCTGTCGAAGGGCGCGAGATCAAGCTGATCAACGCGGACATCCCGCCCTACGGCCACGCCAACCGCTTCAACCATGAGCCGCGCCGGCACCGGAAGCTGCTGCTGCATCGCAAGCAGATCGACAAGCTGATCGGAGCCGTGCAGCGCGACGGCCGGACGATGATCCCGCTGAAGCTCTATTGGAACGACAAGGGCCTGGCCAAGCTGGAGATCGGCCTGGCGAAGGGCAAGAAGAACCACGACAAGCGCGAGACCGAAGCGGCCCGCGACTGGGCGCGTGACAAGGCCCGCCTGATGAAGGGCAACCGGGACGACTAG
- a CDS encoding DUF2891 domain-containing protein, whose amino-acid sequence MSLARSTASRFAKIALGHLTREYPNKLDHVMADAGDVRSPRDLHPIFYGSFDWHSCVHGYWLLATLLRLRPEMPEAETIIALFDDAFTSEKVEVETAYLARPESRGFERPYGWAWSLMLQAELLRHKDRPWAATHTPLAAAFRQRFESFLPIADYPVRTGTHFNTAFALVLATEYAVMTDNQGFFDLLQNRAILWYGQDAACQAWEPSGDDFLSPALIEAEAMRRLLPRESFDTWFPRFLPDLAQKQPTTLFSPARVSDRSDGKIAHLDGLNLSRAWCWRLLAAAMPEEDPAKPLAINAALNHLAAAIPHIAGDYMGEHWLATFALLALENG is encoded by the coding sequence ATGAGCCTCGCCCGCTCCACCGCCTCGCGCTTCGCCAAGATCGCCCTGGGCCACCTGACCCGCGAGTATCCGAACAAGCTGGACCACGTGATGGCGGACGCCGGCGATGTCCGCTCGCCGCGCGATCTGCACCCGATCTTCTACGGCAGTTTCGACTGGCACTCGTGCGTGCACGGCTACTGGCTGCTGGCGACGCTGCTGCGCCTGCGCCCGGAGATGCCCGAGGCCGAGACCATCATCGCCCTGTTCGACGACGCCTTCACGTCCGAGAAGGTCGAGGTCGAGACCGCCTATCTGGCCCGCCCCGAAAGCCGCGGCTTCGAGCGTCCTTACGGCTGGGCCTGGAGCCTGATGCTGCAGGCCGAACTGCTGCGCCACAAGGATCGCCCCTGGGCCGCCACGCACACGCCCCTGGCCGCCGCCTTCCGCCAGCGGTTCGAGAGCTTCCTGCCCATCGCCGACTACCCGGTCCGCACCGGAACGCACTTCAACACAGCTTTCGCGCTGGTCCTGGCCACCGAGTACGCGGTGATGACCGACAACCAGGGCTTCTTCGACCTGCTGCAGAACCGCGCCATCCTCTGGTACGGCCAAGACGCCGCGTGCCAGGCTTGGGAGCCCTCGGGCGACGACTTCCTGTCGCCCGCCCTGATCGAGGCCGAGGCCATGCGCCGCCTGCTGCCGCGCGAGAGCTTCGACACCTGGTTCCCGCGCTTCCTGCCCGACCTCGCCCAGAAACAGCCCACGACCCTGTTCTCGCCGGCCCGGGTCAGCGACCGCAGCGACGGCAAGATCGCCCACCTGGACGGCCTGAACCTGTCGCGCGCCTGGTGCTGGCGGCTGCTCGCGGCGGCCATGCCCGAAGAGGATCCGGCCAAGCCGCTGGCCATCAATGCCGCGCTCAACCACCTGGCCGCGGCCATACCGCACATCGCCGGGGACTATATGGGTGAGCACTGGCTGGCGACCTTCGCCCTGCTGGCGCTGGAGAACGGCTAA
- a CDS encoding DUF979 domain-containing protein → MIGLPLVYLLAGLMFGAFAVLSALDRENRKRFGNAAFWGLFALSFLFGDHFGDLGNGFLALALALIAGTGQLGVGAPRTTSPAEREGLAATYGARLFIPALVIPVLVLVGTLAFKRLTLHGAPLVDPKQATLVSLALAAVVAAILAQVMFRQPASAPLQEGRRLMDLVGWAALLPQMLAALGAVFALAGVGKTIGELAVMITPVDSRFAAIAAYCLGMAVFTVMMGNAFAAFPVMTGGIALPLVIGRFGGDPAVVCAIGMLSGFCGTLLTPLAANFNLVPAALLQLKDRYAVIRAQAPTAILMLIVNVVLMNALAFHA, encoded by the coding sequence ATGATCGGCCTGCCGCTTGTCTATCTGCTGGCCGGCCTGATGTTCGGCGCCTTCGCGGTGCTGAGCGCCCTCGACCGCGAGAACCGCAAACGCTTCGGCAACGCCGCCTTCTGGGGCCTGTTCGCGCTGAGCTTCCTGTTCGGCGATCACTTCGGCGACCTGGGCAACGGCTTCCTGGCGCTGGCCCTGGCCCTGATCGCCGGGACCGGCCAACTCGGCGTCGGCGCGCCCAGGACGACCTCGCCCGCCGAACGCGAGGGCCTGGCGGCGACCTATGGCGCGCGTCTGTTCATCCCCGCCCTGGTCATCCCGGTCCTGGTTCTCGTCGGAACCCTGGCCTTCAAACGCCTGACCCTGCACGGCGCGCCGCTGGTCGATCCCAAGCAGGCGACCCTGGTCTCGCTGGCCCTGGCCGCCGTGGTCGCGGCGATCCTGGCCCAGGTGATGTTCCGCCAGCCGGCCTCCGCGCCTCTGCAGGAGGGCCGGCGACTGATGGACCTGGTCGGCTGGGCCGCCCTGCTCCCGCAGATGCTGGCTGCTCTCGGCGCGGTCTTCGCCCTGGCCGGGGTCGGCAAGACGATCGGCGAGCTGGCGGTGATGATCACCCCCGTCGACAGCCGCTTCGCCGCCATCGCCGCCTATTGCCTGGGCATGGCCGTGTTCACCGTGATGATGGGCAACGCCTTCGCAGCCTTTCCGGTGATGACGGGCGGCATCGCCCTGCCCCTGGTCATCGGCCGTTTCGGCGGCGATCCGGCCGTGGTCTGCGCCATCGGGATGCTGTCGGGCTTCTGCGGCACGTTGCTGACGCCGCTGGCCGCCAATTTCAACCTTGTGCCAGCCGCGCTGCTGCAGTTGAAGGACCGCTACGCCGTGATCCGCGCCCAGGCGCCGACCGCGATCCTGATGCTGATCGTCAATGTGGTCCTGATGAACGCCCTGGCCTTCCATGCTTGA
- a CDS encoding DUF969 domain-containing protein — protein MLTLLGVAVIVLGFALRFNPLLVVIAAALTSGLAAGLPPLEVLAAFGKAFNTNRYVTVAWLVLPAIGLLERAGLQEKARATIRSIRAASAGRILLVYLILRQLSAALGLVSIAGQAQTVRPLLAPMAEAASEPLSDQRREDVKAMSAATDNVGLFFGEDIFLAIGSILLIVGFLDQSGITVEPLHLSMWAIPSAIAAFFVHGARLLLFDRKLAKPEAGR, from the coding sequence ATGCTGACGCTGCTGGGCGTGGCGGTGATCGTGCTGGGCTTCGCCCTGCGCTTCAATCCGCTGCTGGTCGTCATCGCCGCCGCCCTGACCTCGGGGCTGGCGGCCGGTCTGCCGCCGCTCGAGGTGCTGGCCGCCTTCGGCAAGGCGTTCAACACCAACCGCTATGTCACCGTCGCCTGGCTGGTGCTGCCCGCCATCGGCCTGCTGGAGCGGGCCGGCCTGCAGGAGAAGGCCCGCGCCACGATCCGCTCGATCCGCGCCGCCAGCGCCGGGCGGATCCTGCTGGTCTACCTGATCCTGCGCCAGTTGAGCGCCGCCCTTGGCCTGGTGTCGATCGCCGGCCAGGCCCAGACCGTTCGCCCGCTGCTCGCCCCTATGGCGGAGGCGGCGTCGGAACCGCTTTCCGATCAGCGGCGCGAGGACGTCAAAGCCATGAGCGCGGCCACCGACAATGTCGGCCTGTTCTTCGGCGAGGACATCTTCCTGGCCATCGGCTCGATCCTTCTGATCGTCGGCTTCCTGGATCAGAGCGGCATCACGGTCGAGCCCCTGCACCTCTCCATGTGGGCCATCCCGTCGGCCATCGCCGCCTTCTTCGTCCATGGCGCCCGGCTGCTGCTGTTCGACCGCAAACTTGCCAAGCCGGAGGCCGGGCGATGA
- a CDS encoding class II aldolase/adducin family protein, which produces MADGALPISSLKGKVSEAEWQARVDLAALYRLVALHGWDDMIFTHISARVPGPEHHFLINPYGMFFGEMTASCLVKVDLDGNVVDKTPYFINPAGFTIHSAIHAAREDAHFVMHLHSDQGVAVSAHAEGLLPLSQHALIVLPQLAYHDYEGIALNLDERERLVADLGETKRLMMLRNHGTLSVGGTAAECWLGMFFLERACAQQVMALSIGRDNVLLAPEAAQAEVRKQTGMGMGMIGGLAWPGCLRKLDRELPGYAD; this is translated from the coding sequence ATGGCCGATGGCGCTCTGCCGATTTCATCCTTGAAGGGCAAGGTCAGCGAAGCCGAATGGCAGGCGCGCGTCGATCTGGCCGCCCTCTATCGTCTCGTGGCCCTGCATGGCTGGGACGACATGATCTTCACCCACATCTCGGCGCGCGTTCCGGGGCCCGAGCATCACTTCCTGATCAATCCCTACGGCATGTTCTTCGGCGAGATGACCGCCTCGTGCCTGGTCAAGGTCGACCTGGACGGCAATGTCGTCGACAAGACGCCGTACTTCATCAATCCGGCGGGCTTCACGATCCACTCGGCCATCCACGCCGCGCGCGAGGACGCCCATTTCGTGATGCACCTGCACAGCGACCAGGGCGTCGCCGTCTCGGCCCACGCCGAAGGCCTGCTGCCGCTGAGCCAGCACGCACTAATCGTCTTGCCTCAACTCGCCTATCACGACTATGAAGGCATTGCTCTCAACTTGGACGAGCGGGAACGGCTGGTGGCCGACCTAGGCGAGACCAAGAGGCTGATGATGCTGCGCAACCACGGCACGCTGTCGGTGGGCGGCACCGCGGCCGAGTGCTGGTTGGGGATGTTCTTCCTGGAGCGGGCGTGCGCGCAGCAGGTGATGGCTCTGTCGATCGGACGCGACAACGTCCTCTTGGCGCCCGAGGCGGCCCAGGCGGAGGTCCGCAAGCAGACCGGCATGGGCATGGGCATGATCGGCGGTCTGGCCTGGCCGGGCTGCCTGCGAAAGCTGGACCGCGAGCTGCCGGGCTACGCGGACTAG
- a CDS encoding efflux RND transporter periplasmic adaptor subunit: MIRRHFFLVVALVAVVLMLVVGGLKLAFGKQDASKAGGGGRATNVSQMVVGERPFTDRIEVLGAAKGRQSVTITSNTPELITAVHFTDGETVRKGQVLVELKADQEDAGISEAKARLAQAERDYARWKTLADKGIAPRATAEQYLSALDVAKASVGTAQAQKLDRVLRAPFSGRVGISDVAPGMLIAAGTPIVSLDDASIIRVDFSVPDRYLQTIRIGLPIAARPDALPGETFQGKIAQIDTRIDPATRAIKARAEFPNAGGRLKPGMLVKVSIDQGERTGVAVPEAAVQFEGTQASVYRIAKGPKGMVARRTDVDTGISEGGFVEIRAGLKKGDRIVADGLNRIQDGAPIGGGKGKPGDKKGDKAGEKGGADRKAG; encoded by the coding sequence TTGATCCGTAGGCACTTCTTCCTCGTGGTGGCCCTGGTCGCCGTTGTCCTGATGCTGGTCGTCGGGGGGCTGAAGCTGGCCTTCGGCAAACAGGACGCCAGCAAGGCTGGCGGCGGCGGTCGTGCGACCAACGTCTCGCAGATGGTGGTCGGCGAGCGTCCGTTCACCGATCGCATCGAGGTGCTGGGCGCGGCCAAGGGACGGCAGTCGGTGACGATCACCTCCAACACGCCCGAGCTGATCACCGCCGTGCACTTCACGGACGGCGAGACGGTGCGCAAGGGCCAGGTGCTGGTCGAGCTGAAGGCTGACCAGGAAGACGCCGGGATCTCGGAAGCCAAGGCGCGCCTGGCCCAGGCCGAGCGCGACTACGCCCGGTGGAAGACCTTGGCCGACAAAGGCATCGCCCCGCGCGCCACGGCCGAGCAGTATCTGTCGGCCCTGGACGTCGCCAAGGCCTCGGTCGGCACGGCGCAGGCCCAGAAGCTGGACCGCGTGCTGCGCGCGCCGTTCTCGGGTCGCGTCGGCATTTCGGACGTCGCGCCGGGCATGCTGATCGCCGCCGGCACCCCGATCGTCAGCCTGGACGACGCCTCGATCATCCGCGTCGATTTCTCGGTGCCGGACCGCTATCTGCAGACCATCCGCATCGGCCTTCCGATCGCCGCGCGCCCCGACGCCCTGCCGGGCGAGACCTTCCAGGGCAAGATCGCCCAGATCGACACCCGCATCGATCCTGCCACCCGCGCCATCAAGGCCCGCGCCGAATTCCCGAACGCCGGCGGCCGCCTGAAGCCGGGCATGCTGGTCAAGGTCTCCATCGACCAAGGCGAGCGCACCGGCGTCGCCGTGCCGGAAGCGGCGGTTCAGTTCGAAGGCACCCAGGCCTCGGTCTACCGCATCGCCAAGGGTCCGAAGGGCATGGTCGCCCGCCGCACCGATGTCGACACCGGCATCAGCGAAGGCGGCTTCGTCGAGATCCGCGCCGGGCTGAAGAAGGGCGACAGGATCGTCGCCGATGGCCTCAACCGCATCCAGGACGGCGCCCCGATCGGCGGCGGCAAGGGCAAGCCCGGCGACAAAAAGGGCGACAAGGCCGGCGAAAAGGGCGGCGCTGACCGCAAGGCCGGCTGA